The proteins below come from a single Chitinophaga pinensis DSM 2588 genomic window:
- a CDS encoding helix-turn-helix domain-containing protein produces MKRFSTIGEFLQFRQLPQPEHPLICVFKVEAVERVLIEEPKSWLYDFYAIGLKRVSNAKEARLKYGQQQYDFDNGIMSFVAPGQVLSLSLDDHVKLIKQSGWMMLIHPDFLWNTSLAQAINRYDFWDYTVHEALFLSEREEATLVHIMQEIQRECQSNIDKFTKSIIISHIETLLNYADRFYHRQFITREKAHHRILERLEKVLNDYFNSDDLIRKGLPTVSYLAQSLNLSPKYLSSLLKVLTGENTQQHIHRKVIEKAKEKLSTTNLSVSEIAYELGFEHIQSFSKLFRTKTNQSPMEFRQSFN; encoded by the coding sequence ATGAAGCGATTTAGCACAATTGGTGAATTTTTACAATTCAGGCAGTTACCTCAACCAGAACATCCTTTGATTTGTGTGTTCAAGGTGGAGGCGGTTGAGCGCGTGCTGATAGAAGAGCCTAAAAGCTGGTTGTATGATTTTTATGCGATCGGCCTGAAAAGGGTTTCCAATGCAAAGGAGGCCAGGTTAAAGTACGGGCAGCAGCAGTATGATTTCGATAATGGGATCATGTCTTTTGTGGCGCCCGGACAGGTATTAAGCTTATCGCTGGACGATCATGTTAAACTAATAAAACAATCAGGATGGATGATGCTCATTCATCCTGATTTTCTCTGGAATACTTCATTGGCCCAGGCTATTAACCGGTACGACTTCTGGGATTACACGGTACATGAGGCATTATTCCTCTCCGAGAGGGAAGAAGCGACACTCGTACATATTATGCAGGAGATACAGCGGGAATGCCAGTCGAACATAGATAAATTCACCAAGAGCATTATCATCTCCCATATTGAGACCTTGCTCAATTATGCAGACCGCTTTTACCATCGTCAGTTTATTACCCGTGAAAAAGCCCATCACCGGATATTAGAACGCCTGGAGAAGGTGTTGAATGACTATTTCAACAGCGATGATCTGATTAGAAAAGGATTGCCGACTGTCAGCTATCTTGCCCAGTCTTTGAATCTGTCGCCGAAATATCTGAGTAGTTTGCTTAAAGTGCTGACCGGGGAGAACACCCAGCAGCATATCCATAGGAAAGTAATCGAAAAAGCAAAAGAGAAACTATCTACTACAAATCTTTCTGTCAGTGAAATCGCTTACGAGCTGGGATTTGAGCATATTCAGTCTTTCAGCAAACTGTTCAGGACTAAAACTAACCAGTCCCCCATGGAGTTTCGCCAGTCATTTAACTGA
- a CDS encoding cation:proton antiporter, which produces MDTFTIITALITISALISYINLRFIKLPGAIGVMFVSILLSVFILVTGKAFPVAFNFIRELTESIDFTKTLLDVMLAFLLFASAFHFEYKKLKEQKRPVLVLSTIGVVGSTVIFGFLLDITTTLLGIDLPLVYCFLFGALISPTDPVAVLSVLKKSRIPQSLETIISGESLLNDGVGLILFITIGEVAAQQAAFSFTHALELFAIEVFGGLALGTAVAFVTGYLTKKIQEFQTAILVSISMVMAISVLGSLLHVSIPLAAVAAGLILGNTSIGAKTNTELQNYLHQFWELIDELLNIILFVMIGLQIVVLPFIGNYWFIGMVSVLFVLVARGVSIAVPALALRRSLKTTFSTTAILVWAGLRGGISVALALSLPDSPYKELILSASYIIVIFSVIVQGLTLNKVVDRFID; this is translated from the coding sequence ATGGATACATTTACAATCATTACAGCTCTGATCACAATAAGCGCATTGATTTCCTACATTAATCTTCGATTTATCAAACTGCCTGGTGCCATCGGCGTAATGTTTGTATCTATCCTGCTGTCCGTATTTATACTGGTGACGGGTAAGGCATTTCCGGTTGCATTCAACTTTATCCGTGAGCTTACCGAGAGCATTGACTTTACAAAAACGCTCCTGGATGTCATGCTGGCCTTCCTCTTATTTGCCAGTGCTTTTCACTTTGAGTATAAAAAGCTGAAGGAGCAGAAACGTCCGGTGTTGGTACTCAGTACAATTGGTGTGGTCGGCTCCACTGTTATCTTCGGATTCCTGCTGGATATCACCACTACCCTGCTGGGTATAGATCTGCCACTAGTGTATTGTTTCCTTTTTGGTGCATTGATTTCACCTACTGACCCTGTGGCGGTATTGTCTGTGCTGAAAAAATCCAGGATTCCGCAGTCGCTGGAAACAATTATTTCAGGTGAATCCTTATTGAATGATGGGGTTGGTCTGATTCTCTTTATTACGATTGGCGAAGTAGCCGCACAGCAAGCTGCTTTCTCCTTTACACATGCGTTGGAGCTATTTGCTATAGAGGTATTTGGCGGTCTGGCCCTGGGTACTGCGGTCGCTTTTGTGACGGGTTATCTGACAAAGAAAATACAGGAATTCCAGACAGCGATACTGGTATCCATCTCTATGGTAATGGCGATATCTGTACTGGGAAGTCTGTTACATGTATCTATACCATTGGCGGCGGTCGCTGCGGGCCTGATCCTTGGCAACACTTCTATCGGCGCCAAGACAAATACAGAATTACAGAATTACCTGCATCAGTTCTGGGAGCTGATAGACGAATTACTCAACATTATCCTGTTTGTGATGATTGGTTTGCAGATCGTGGTACTGCCTTTCATCGGCAATTACTGGTTCATTGGTATGGTATCCGTATTGTTTGTACTGGTGGCCAGAGGGGTGAGTATAGCAGTGCCTGCATTGGCATTACGCCGGTCTTTAAAGACGACATTCAGCACAACTGCGATCTTGGTATGGGCAGGATTGAGGGGCGGTATTTCGGTGGCGCTGGCACTGTCACTCCCGGATTCTCCTTATAAGGAATTAATATTATCAGCGAGCTATATTATCGTGATCTTCTCCGTGATTGTACAGGGGCTAACCCTGAACAAGGTCGTAGACAGGTTCATCGATTAA
- a CDS encoding helix-turn-helix domain-containing protein, with amino-acid sequence MSQQLETLTDFYRERSFISFPFSTEDVGKGKSHFNVNTRKYCNFKTPYNRRDFYKITLIYGKGELSYGGNSITIDRPALLLPCPSVPYAWASLSGEQDGFYCLFNQEFFNEHYQFDIFKRSPLFKPWSEPVIFLEEKQRAQIHGYFEQMMEMAHSDYPYKYEALRNLLCLLMHSLLVDKPVAEPGAGELSASSRLLKSFDELLHQQFPLDSPADPLTMRTPADFASSLNVHVNHLNHVVKSITGQTTTHIIKSRILEEAKTLLLNTQWDISQVGYCLGFEDPAHFNNFFKKSAGITPLQFRQSKMSVLI; translated from the coding sequence ATGAGCCAGCAATTGGAGACATTAACAGATTTTTATCGGGAAAGGTCTTTTATCAGCTTCCCGTTCAGTACGGAAGACGTAGGGAAAGGAAAGTCTCATTTCAATGTAAATACCCGCAAATATTGCAACTTCAAAACTCCCTACAACCGCAGGGACTTCTATAAAATAACACTGATCTACGGTAAAGGTGAACTGAGCTATGGTGGTAATTCCATTACCATTGACCGCCCGGCATTATTGCTCCCCTGTCCGTCCGTGCCTTATGCCTGGGCTAGTCTCAGTGGGGAACAGGATGGTTTCTACTGCCTCTTCAACCAGGAGTTCTTTAATGAACACTACCAGTTCGATATCTTTAAACGCTCCCCATTGTTCAAACCATGGAGCGAACCTGTCATCTTCCTGGAAGAAAAACAACGCGCACAGATACATGGCTATTTTGAACAGATGATGGAAATGGCGCACAGCGATTATCCATATAAATACGAAGCGCTGCGTAACCTGTTGTGTTTGCTGATGCACTCACTGCTGGTCGATAAACCGGTAGCTGAACCTGGTGCTGGTGAATTATCCGCCTCTTCCCGTTTGCTGAAATCCTTTGATGAACTCTTACATCAACAGTTCCCGCTGGATTCTCCTGCAGATCCATTGACCATGAGGACGCCGGCTGATTTCGCCAGTTCCCTGAATGTACACGTGAATCACCTGAATCATGTGGTCAAGAGTATCACCGGACAAACAACCACTCATATTATCAAGAGCCGTATTCTCGAAGAAGCCAAAACATTATTACTCAATACACAATGGGACATTTCCCAGGTAGGATACTGCCTCGGTTTCGAAGATCCTGCTCACTTTAATAACTTCTTTAAGAAATCTGCAGGGATCACCCCCTTACAGTTCCGGCAGTCAAAGATGAGTGTGCTTATTTGA
- a CDS encoding MarR family winged helix-turn-helix transcriptional regulator: MSTINTSLQLLMSLAKAQAAVSRRFDRLNMHGIGFTDFMILYILQESPDGKLRRKDLAEKTSLTASGITRLLLPMEKTGLIAREANERDARVSYVVMTEAGRRIYEEAKYTADAIAAELIPVEQFKKYSAAAALFKLLGAVII, encoded by the coding sequence ATGTCAACAATAAACACGTCTTTACAGTTGTTAATGAGTCTGGCAAAAGCGCAGGCAGCAGTGTCCCGTCGTTTTGACCGGCTAAACATGCATGGGATTGGCTTTACAGACTTCATGATACTTTATATTCTGCAGGAATCACCTGATGGCAAATTACGCCGGAAGGACCTGGCGGAGAAGACGAGTCTGACGGCATCGGGGATCACCCGGCTCCTTTTACCGATGGAAAAGACGGGGTTAATTGCCCGGGAGGCGAATGAGCGGGATGCCCGCGTCAGTTATGTGGTGATGACGGAAGCAGGCCGGCGGATCTATGAAGAAGCGAAGTATACGGCGGATGCCATTGCGGCGGAGCTGATTCCTGTGGAACAATTCAAAAAATATTCTGCCGCAGCAGCATTATTCAAGCTGCTGGGCGCCGTGATCATATAA
- a CDS encoding MFS transporter, with protein MLQSASEKRKRIATTLAFISIPLSGFVTDIYLPSFPSMAKGLQVEESSIQLTLTCFFISYGISQLLVGSLLDSIGRFKPAMYALVAVIITSMLIGFTSNVQLICLLRVIQGIAVSFVVVSKRAFFVDMYSGDKLKNYLSYFTIIWSCGPIIAPFLGGYLQKYFHWQANFWFLAAYALVMLIFELIYSGETIKARKQFDIARVKKDYSMALGNLNFVLGIVTLGLAYSVVMVFNIGGPFVIENGYHFNSIVTGYCTLILGFSWLVGGVIGKRLVAVDFVRKITVASATQLLLIVILMFIGFGYPALWCFMLFAFVIHICSGFLYNVHFTQSMLYFPEHAAMASGLLGGSVYVITSFSSFILSKAGKMGHQQDITLRYLVVSAILSAVVWYAVKRRRTLRKVNTAIAA; from the coding sequence ATGTTACAAAGTGCTTCAGAGAAAAGGAAAAGAATCGCAACGACCTTAGCTTTTATTTCAATTCCGCTATCGGGATTTGTTACGGATATCTATTTACCATCCTTCCCCTCCATGGCCAAAGGCCTACAGGTCGAAGAAAGCAGCATCCAGCTCACACTGACCTGTTTTTTCATCAGTTACGGTATCTCCCAGTTACTTGTTGGTAGTTTGCTGGACAGTATAGGCAGATTTAAACCTGCCATGTATGCCCTGGTAGCCGTGATTATTACTTCCATGCTGATTGGTTTTACCAGTAATGTCCAGTTGATCTGCCTCCTGAGGGTGATCCAGGGTATTGCCGTATCATTTGTAGTGGTGTCAAAACGCGCCTTCTTCGTGGACATGTACAGCGGAGATAAACTAAAAAATTACCTGAGCTATTTCACGATCATATGGTCCTGCGGACCGATCATCGCCCCTTTCCTGGGCGGCTATCTACAGAAGTATTTTCACTGGCAGGCCAACTTCTGGTTCCTGGCAGCATATGCCCTCGTGATGCTGATATTTGAACTGATCTATAGTGGAGAGACCATCAAAGCACGTAAACAGTTTGATATAGCAAGGGTTAAGAAGGACTATAGCATGGCCCTGGGTAACCTGAACTTCGTGCTTGGTATCGTTACCCTCGGACTAGCCTATTCTGTGGTAATGGTGTTCAATATCGGCGGTCCCTTTGTTATCGAAAATGGCTACCATTTTAACTCGATCGTTACCGGCTATTGTACCCTCATCCTTGGCTTCTCCTGGCTGGTAGGTGGCGTCATAGGTAAGCGCCTGGTAGCAGTAGATTTTGTACGTAAGATCACCGTCGCTTCTGCCACACAATTACTCCTGATCGTCATACTGATGTTCATCGGTTTCGGATACCCTGCGCTGTGGTGCTTTATGTTATTCGCATTTGTCATTCACATCTGCTCCGGATTCCTGTATAATGTGCACTTCACACAGAGCATGCTGTACTTCCCGGAACATGCAGCAATGGCCTCTGGTTTACTGGGTGGGTCGGTTTATGTGATCACCTCATTTTCCAGTTTCATTCTTTCAAAGGCTGGTAAGATGGGACATCAGCAGGATATCACATTACGTTACCTGGTGGTCTCCGCGATCCTGAGTGCAGTAGTATGGTATGCAGTAAAGAGAAGAAGGACATTGCGAAAGGTCAATACAGCCATCGCAGCATAA
- a CDS encoding alpha/beta fold hydrolase — MNHRKIKGAFIGVLCALLIFSNGFAQSDKSKPPVYVLVHGAWHGGWCWQKVSAILRAKDAIVYTPTLSGLGEHKNTLDSNVNLDTHISDIVNFIEMEDLQDVILVGHSYGGTVIGGVADRIPERLRKLVYLDALLLENGQSALSLQPPAVQQTMVQAAAHDGGLTMPAWPAAVFGVKDTADARWVDARLTGQPFRTFSQTLTLHHPYGNHLPKIFIACTVDMLPTIVPFAEKTKKSKDWSYYELVTGHDAMITEPQKTAALFYSFAK; from the coding sequence ATGAATCACAGAAAAATTAAAGGGGCTTTTATCGGAGTGCTCTGCGCACTCCTTATTTTCTCGAATGGCTTTGCGCAGTCTGATAAATCCAAACCGCCTGTATATGTACTCGTACACGGCGCCTGGCATGGCGGATGGTGCTGGCAGAAAGTAAGCGCCATACTGAGAGCCAAGGATGCAATTGTCTATACACCTACATTAAGTGGTCTCGGTGAACATAAGAACACACTCGACTCCAACGTCAACCTAGACACACATATCTCAGATATCGTAAACTTTATCGAAATGGAAGACCTTCAAGATGTCATCCTCGTCGGCCATAGCTATGGTGGTACAGTGATCGGAGGGGTGGCGGACAGGATTCCGGAAAGACTGCGGAAGCTGGTATACCTTGATGCACTATTGCTGGAAAACGGACAAAGCGCCCTGTCGCTTCAGCCGCCTGCTGTACAGCAAACAATGGTACAGGCAGCTGCTCATGACGGCGGACTTACCATGCCTGCCTGGCCTGCAGCCGTATTCGGCGTAAAGGATACCGCAGACGCACGCTGGGTGGACGCAAGATTGACTGGTCAGCCTTTCAGAACCTTCTCTCAGACATTAACACTGCATCATCCTTACGGCAATCATCTGCCAAAGATCTTTATCGCCTGTACCGTAGATATGCTGCCCACTATCGTTCCATTTGCAGAGAAAACGAAGAAGAGCAAAGACTGGTCATACTACGAACTGGTAACAGGTCATGATGCCATGATCACGGAACCGCAAAAGACAGCCGCCTTATTCTATTCATTTGCTAAATAA
- a CDS encoding winged helix-turn-helix transcriptional regulator produces the protein MATQVKLSSSNAYNLTVLAASCNVNDILKAISPRWKMQILCKISSGTSQFSRLKDLFPTLSDQILGKRLAELVTEELVIKKQVPGTVPLQTSYIATPKGMALMEIMDQLHEWGEKEW, from the coding sequence ATGGCGACACAGGTGAAACTAAGTTCTTCGAATGCATATAATCTGACCGTGCTGGCAGCTTCCTGTAATGTGAACGATATATTAAAGGCGATCAGTCCGCGATGGAAGATGCAGATCCTTTGCAAGATCTCATCCGGCACCAGTCAGTTCAGCCGGCTGAAAGACCTCTTCCCTACTCTGTCAGACCAGATACTCGGTAAACGGTTGGCAGAACTGGTGACGGAGGAACTGGTTATCAAAAAGCAGGTACCGGGAACAGTGCCTTTACAGACCAGCTATATTGCTACGCCGAAAGGAATGGCCTTAATGGAAATCATGGATCAGTTACACGAATGGGGCGAAAAGGAATGGTGA
- a CDS encoding beta-1,3-glucanase family protein has product MKIRPFFSLVRVHCTHLVLLLALTLSFQSTVQAQTTVPFTLSNNSAYADANVYVAVVGIINDNHVWINPKTGAVNLMSVSNNTVQGPVINGNQGPGGNGRYANCFARLSEIPNKTINIPGIAGCRILISFNSQLFLYFFGASGAPSGYAAPDLANPSDPNQGIRFENIELTNAANGLWANTTRVDGYQYPMGLEVWGNAGFYKKVGEFIPHSQILSLWQSTAPAEFAGCYDATNTIIKFPSKTPAFQSGAQANYFGSYVDAIWSKYQNGNLVFNAGDAGTWSGRVSGNVFTFTRASDGQIGTISRKPTNIEVMEGSGVMATGGQWDKVVQAQICAAINRHAIDLNLATGVTQDLATASKYYQTSPYNWYCKFWHRSDISLNSLTYAFCYDDVYDHSSTVNASSPIRATITIGGYAGQTQTGPVTVYKDCNYAGYAVNLSTGTYTLSQLNALGILNDDISSLKVTSGYKVTLYKHDNFGGATLAVTADNACLVGNNWNDSTSSLKVETNSSSFSAVIQAESYTYMAGVDVEATTDAGGGQNVGWIDAGDWMSYDINIPAAGTYRFDYRVASPNSNTTLRLEKDGGATQLGSVTIPNTGGWQTWGNVSHTVTLPAGAYSIGVATGTGGFNLNYFTITSVSGARLAVQNTKVVEDNIVSLTPNPVHDQLYIRGNDKVKTLGIYDISGRAVMNVKSPGNTIAISHLAPGVYIIAIERKDGTKKSVKILKQ; this is encoded by the coding sequence ATGAAAATCAGACCTTTCTTTTCCCTCGTCAGGGTACATTGTACCCATCTGGTCCTGTTACTGGCATTAACGCTTTCGTTCCAAAGCACGGTGCAGGCACAAACTACGGTCCCTTTCACCTTGTCCAACAATTCAGCGTATGCCGACGCGAATGTGTATGTGGCAGTGGTAGGTATCATCAATGACAACCACGTATGGATCAATCCGAAAACTGGTGCAGTGAACCTTATGAGCGTATCCAACAACACCGTACAGGGGCCTGTGATCAATGGCAATCAGGGACCCGGCGGTAACGGAAGATATGCCAATTGCTTCGCACGCCTGAGTGAGATCCCTAACAAAACGATCAACATTCCGGGTATTGCAGGTTGTCGTATCCTGATCTCCTTCAATTCACAGCTGTTCCTGTACTTCTTTGGCGCATCAGGAGCACCTAGTGGTTATGCAGCTCCTGACCTGGCCAATCCTTCCGATCCCAACCAGGGTATCCGTTTTGAGAACATTGAGCTGACCAATGCAGCGAATGGACTCTGGGCGAATACGACCCGTGTGGACGGTTATCAGTATCCTATGGGATTGGAAGTATGGGGTAATGCGGGCTTCTACAAGAAAGTAGGAGAATTTATTCCGCACAGCCAGATCCTGTCGCTGTGGCAATCCACCGCACCAGCGGAATTCGCAGGATGTTACGATGCGACCAACACCATTATCAAATTCCCATCAAAGACGCCTGCTTTTCAGAGCGGCGCACAGGCAAACTACTTTGGCTCCTATGTAGACGCCATCTGGTCCAAGTATCAGAACGGTAATCTGGTATTTAATGCAGGCGATGCAGGCACCTGGAGTGGCCGTGTATCCGGGAATGTATTTACTTTCACCAGGGCGTCCGATGGACAGATCGGTACGATATCCCGCAAACCTACCAACATCGAAGTGATGGAAGGCAGTGGCGTCATGGCTACCGGCGGTCAATGGGATAAAGTCGTTCAGGCACAGATCTGTGCGGCGATCAACCGTCATGCGATTGACCTGAATCTGGCTACCGGCGTTACGCAGGACCTGGCGACGGCATCGAAGTATTATCAGACGTCTCCTTACAACTGGTATTGCAAATTCTGGCACCGTAGCGATATCAGCTTAAACAGTCTGACCTATGCTTTCTGTTATGATGATGTATATGATCATTCATCTACTGTCAACGCTTCCTCTCCCATCAGAGCAACGATCACCATCGGTGGTTATGCAGGACAGACACAGACCGGTCCCGTTACGGTATACAAAGACTGTAACTATGCCGGTTATGCAGTGAATTTGTCAACAGGAACTTATACCCTCAGTCAGCTGAATGCACTGGGTATTCTCAATGATGATATCTCATCACTGAAAGTAACTTCTGGCTATAAGGTGACATTGTACAAGCACGATAATTTCGGCGGTGCGACATTGGCAGTGACCGCAGATAACGCCTGTCTGGTAGGCAATAACTGGAATGATTCTACCTCTTCTTTAAAGGTGGAAACCAATAGCAGCAGCTTTTCTGCTGTAATACAGGCTGAAAGTTATACCTACATGGCAGGTGTGGATGTTGAAGCGACTACTGACGCAGGTGGCGGACAAAACGTAGGCTGGATAGATGCGGGCGACTGGATGTCTTATGACATCAATATTCCTGCTGCAGGTACTTATCGCTTTGATTATCGCGTAGCCAGCCCGAACAGCAATACTACTCTCCGACTGGAAAAAGACGGCGGCGCCACACAACTGGGATCTGTTACGATTCCGAATACCGGCGGCTGGCAGACCTGGGGTAATGTGTCTCATACTGTGACATTGCCGGCAGGTGCTTACAGCATTGGTGTTGCTACTGGTACCGGTGGATTTAACCTGAATTATTTCACGATCACCAGTGTATCCGGCGCAAGATTAGCCGTACAGAACACAAAAGTTGTGGAAGATAATATTGTTTCACTGACGCCGAACCCTGTACATGATCAGCTGTATATCCGTGGTAATGATAAAGTGAAAACTTTGGGTATTTACGATATCAGCGGACGTGCTGTAATGAATGTAAAGAGTCCGGGTAATACGATTGCGATCAGCCATCTGGCGCCGGGTGTTTATATCATTGCGATTGAGCGTAAAGATGGAACGAAGAAGAGCGTGAAGATACTGAAGCAGTAA
- a CDS encoding NADP-dependent oxidoreductase, with amino-acid sequence MKAIRIYAFGEPSVMQLEEVERPVAAADEILVKVYATSVNPADYIIRQGGNDLLRPYLKLPLGLGLDAAGIVEEVGSEVTDFKKGDKVYGVPNFPGDGSYAEYLAAKASQFALMPRNISFIEAGALPSCALIAWNGIVDLGRVEAGQRVFIHGAAGGVGNLAVQVAKAKGAYVIGTASPYNFDFLKELGADEVLDYKDQQFEALLGNIDLVFNASPVRDNETRLKSADLLKEGGIFVCTQLDSPLSEELKEALAQKNATGTHVGGGGLAYVSSLRETTSLIEEGKVKAVISKVYPLEQVGEAHRESETKHVRGKIVLKIRDEN; translated from the coding sequence AAGAAGTGGAACGCCCTGTCGCGGCTGCTGACGAGATATTAGTAAAAGTATACGCGACAAGCGTCAACCCCGCGGATTACATTATCCGTCAGGGAGGAAATGACCTTCTGAGACCGTATTTGAAATTACCACTGGGCCTGGGATTAGACGCTGCTGGTATCGTGGAGGAAGTGGGCAGTGAGGTGACGGACTTCAAAAAAGGCGATAAAGTATATGGTGTTCCAAATTTCCCGGGTGATGGTAGTTATGCTGAATACCTGGCGGCTAAGGCGAGCCAGTTCGCACTGATGCCGCGGAATATTAGTTTTATAGAGGCAGGCGCTTTGCCATCCTGTGCACTGATTGCCTGGAATGGGATTGTCGATTTAGGCAGGGTAGAAGCGGGGCAGCGTGTATTCATCCATGGCGCAGCGGGTGGTGTCGGTAACCTGGCGGTACAGGTGGCAAAGGCAAAAGGTGCGTATGTGATTGGCACGGCATCGCCTTATAACTTTGATTTTTTAAAGGAACTAGGGGCTGACGAGGTACTCGACTACAAAGATCAGCAGTTTGAAGCGTTACTGGGTAACATCGACTTGGTATTTAACGCATCGCCGGTAAGAGATAACGAAACAAGATTAAAGTCAGCAGATCTTTTAAAAGAAGGCGGTATTTTTGTATGTACACAGCTGGATAGTCCGTTGAGTGAGGAGTTAAAAGAAGCGCTTGCACAGAAGAATGCTACAGGAACACATGTAGGTGGCGGGGGACTTGCCTATGTTTCCTCTTTGAGAGAGACAACCAGCTTAATTGAAGAAGGAAAGGTGAAGGCGGTGATCAGCAAAGTGTATCCATTAGAGCAGGTAGGTGAAGCACATCGTGAAAGTGAGACTAAACATGTCCGTGGAAAGATCGTATTAAAGATCAGGGACGAAAATTGA
- a CDS encoding SLATT domain-containing protein encodes MKIPELIDKDLLYREIELRIDSIKSKKRVYTVLYRTSKVFTFIAGASITVLTGWKISGGGKADNDNFILVISATIALLAALEGLFNFRDKGRSYDALLFDLRRLRDRICYDFIKGPALYEENKDAHFEEYQKILQAQKSIIENYDGGED; translated from the coding sequence ATGAAAATTCCGGAGTTAATCGACAAAGATCTTTTATACCGTGAGATTGAATTGAGAATAGACAGCATCAAAAGTAAGAAAAGAGTGTACACCGTTTTATATCGAACCAGTAAGGTTTTCACTTTCATTGCGGGAGCTTCTATTACCGTTTTAACCGGCTGGAAAATAAGCGGTGGCGGCAAAGCCGACAACGATAACTTTATCCTGGTCATCAGTGCAACAATAGCATTATTGGCTGCCCTTGAGGGATTATTCAACTTCAGGGACAAAGGAAGAAGTTATGATGCGCTTTTATTCGATTTGAGAAGGTTGCGGGATCGTATCTGCTATGATTTCATAAAGGGACCGGCATTGTATGAAGAAAATAAGGATGCGCATTTTGAAGAATACCAGAAAATTCTTCAGGCGCAGAAATCAATCATCGAAAATTATGATGGAGGAGAAGACTAA
- a CDS encoding phosphotransferase family protein yields the protein MSFQFQEVFPAERTAAINVAIETAFGGAKLEDVNLLTGGLSTAPVYKLTVDNRPYVMKLDVLHVAATVDLSEKVALAAQAGIAPALLYRNVESGITISDFVENKPIRSIFTGEVLADRLAGAVKKIHAVPYTIPGDDLKATIDHILTGFRQTNILSGEIPDECLRRYAEVREIYPWQDTDKVFSHNDLNPSNILCDGQDIWVIDWNTAFVNDRYVDLAGVANFFIHMPEQEAVFLKAYFGDELDEYKKARFYVMRQISRIIYALMMLHLAAKAKPADYKHDQDVAGVLLRDVGPAIGAGKLSLATYEGQFMYGKALMHEAVQQMRTARFEASLAMLKG from the coding sequence ATGTCATTTCAATTTCAGGAAGTATTTCCGGCTGAGCGTACAGCTGCAATCAATGTCGCTATAGAAACGGCTTTTGGCGGTGCTAAGCTGGAGGATGTGAATCTGCTGACAGGTGGATTATCTACCGCCCCGGTCTACAAGCTGACCGTTGATAACCGTCCCTACGTCATGAAACTGGACGTTCTCCATGTAGCTGCAACTGTAGATCTATCCGAAAAGGTGGCTTTAGCTGCTCAAGCGGGCATTGCTCCTGCCCTTCTTTACAGAAATGTGGAATCTGGTATCACTATCAGTGATTTCGTCGAAAATAAGCCTATAAGAAGCATTTTTACCGGAGAAGTACTGGCAGACCGGCTGGCGGGAGCAGTCAAAAAGATACATGCTGTTCCCTACACTATACCGGGAGACGATCTGAAAGCAACCATCGATCATATACTGACAGGCTTCCGTCAGACGAACATATTATCCGGCGAGATCCCCGACGAGTGTCTGCGTCGCTATGCGGAAGTCCGGGAAATATATCCCTGGCAGGATACAGATAAGGTATTCAGTCACAATGACCTGAATCCATCTAATATATTGTGCGACGGCCAGGATATCTGGGTTATCGACTGGAATACTGCTTTTGTCAATGACCGTTATGTTGATCTGGCAGGAGTAGCTAACTTTTTCATTCATATGCCTGAGCAGGAAGCTGTCTTTCTGAAAGCGTATTTTGGCGATGAACTGGATGAGTACAAAAAGGCCCGTTTCTATGTGATGCGACAAATCAGCCGGATTATTTACGCCCTGATGATGTTGCACCTGGCGGCAAAAGCGAAACCGGCAGACTATAAACATGACCAGGATGTAGCGGGTGTGTTGCTGAGAGATGTTGGTCCGGCGATAGGCGCAGGTAAACTATCCCTGGCGACCTATGAAGGGCAGTTCATGTATGGTAAGGCGCTGATGCACGAAGCCGTGCAGCAGATGCGTACTGCACGGTTTGAAGCATCATTGGCAATGCTGAAAGGGTGA